The Devosia sp. MC521 genome has a segment encoding these proteins:
- the ubiE gene encoding bifunctional demethylmenaquinone methyltransferase/2-methoxy-6-polyprenyl-1,4-benzoquinol methylase UbiE, whose product MTEPRETTHFGEQTVPLEEKQGLVNKVFHDVADRYDLMNDLMSVGVHRLWKSALVAELAPPKSGSRPYRVLDMAGGTGDIGERIINSSLGHASVVVSDINSDMLRVGAERAKTWRYPDQVSFVEANAEELPFENDSFDAYTIAFGIRNVPRIQRALDEAHRVLKRGGRLLVLEFSQVDVPGFDAVYKFYSDTVIPPMGKLVTGDAQPYQYFIESIRKFPNPPAFEAMMTQAAFKRVKHTSMTGNIATLFSGWKL is encoded by the coding sequence ATGACAGAGCCACGCGAAACCACACATTTTGGCGAGCAGACAGTCCCGCTGGAAGAAAAGCAGGGCCTCGTCAACAAGGTGTTCCATGACGTAGCGGACCGCTACGATCTGATGAATGATCTGATGAGTGTCGGCGTCCACCGCCTCTGGAAAAGCGCTCTGGTCGCCGAACTGGCGCCGCCCAAGTCTGGCTCGCGTCCCTATCGTGTGCTCGATATGGCGGGCGGCACAGGCGACATTGGCGAGCGCATCATCAATTCATCGCTCGGCCACGCTTCTGTCGTCGTCTCTGACATTAATTCGGACATGCTGCGCGTCGGCGCCGAGCGTGCCAAAACGTGGCGCTATCCTGATCAGGTGAGCTTTGTTGAGGCCAATGCCGAAGAACTGCCCTTCGAGAACGATAGCTTTGACGCCTATACAATCGCTTTTGGCATTCGCAATGTGCCGCGTATCCAGCGGGCACTCGACGAAGCCCATCGCGTTTTGAAGCGTGGCGGACGCCTCTTGGTGCTCGAATTTAGCCAAGTGGATGTCCCTGGCTTTGACGCGGTCTACAAATTCTATTCCGACACGGTCATTCCGCCGATGGGCAAGCTCGTCACGGGCGACGCACAGCCCTACCAGTATTTCATCGAATCGATTCGGAAGTTCCCGAACCCGCCCGCTTTTGAAGCGATGATGACCCAGGCCGCGTTCAAACGCGTCAAGCACACCTCTATGACAGGCAATATCGCCACCCTCTTCTCCGGGTGGAAACTCTAA